From one Sparus aurata chromosome 16, fSpaAur1.1, whole genome shotgun sequence genomic stretch:
- the LOC115597442 gene encoding phospholipase A and acyltransferase 4-like, whose translation MAPTLYNHGAKPGDLIQISRENYEHWAIYIGGNEVIHLIPATDDLGAFGNLAMLFDSRGAQVRRQKIWEVVRFDSFQVNNLLDDKYQPRDRHAIMREACSMVGDVMPYCIATHNCEHFVTGLRYGKPESRQVKQVAAIGGAAIAGVGILALGAALFAMLKEDDHEERRHK comes from the exons ATGGCTCCAACTCTG TACAACCACGGCGCAAAGCCCGGAGACCTGATCCAGATCTCCCGTGAGAATTACGAGCACTGGGCCATCTACATCGGCGGAAATGAAGTCATCCATTTGATTCCTGCAA CTGATGATTTAGGTGCTTTTGGTAACCTGGCGATGCTCTTTGACAGCAGAGGAGCGCAGGTGAGGCGTCAGAAGATCTGGGAGGTGGTCCGTTTCGACAGTTTCCAAGTCAACAACCTCCTGGACGACAAGTACCAGCCTCGTGACCGCCACGCCATCATGAGGGAGGCCTGCAGCATGGTGGGCGACGTGATGCCGTACTGCATCGCCACTCACAACTGTGAGCACTTTGTCACGGGGCTGCGATACGGCAAGCCGGAGTCACGACAg GTTAAACAAGTGGCTGCGATTGGAGGCGCAGCTATCGCAGGCGTCGGCATCCTCGCGTTGGGCGCTGCTCTGTTCGCCATGCTCAAAGAAGACGACCACGAAGAGAGACGTCATAAGTGA